The Erwinia sorbitola nucleotide sequence CGCCGCTTGATGAGAACCTGCTTAACAGCATCCGTCACCCTGATGCAGCTGCCGCCGGGCTGGTGAGCCAGTGGCCAGCACATCTCCATATCAATCTTTTACCTTCACAGCAAAAAGGTGGCTGGGGACGCAAAATGATTGAACATCAACTCGCCGCGCTACGTGCGGCAGGGGTTCGCGGCGTCCATCTTGGCGTGAGCCTGAAAAATGAGCAGGTTTGTGCATTCTATCAGCGGATGGGCTTCCGGCATCTGCTGCGCAGCAATGCCATTTATATGGGGCAGTTACTTTGAGTGAGGCAGTTCATGACCAGTTTGCGATTGCAGAACGTTGAAAAGTCTTACGAGCATATCAGTGTGATCAAAGGGATTGATCTGACCATTAACAGCGGTGAGTTTGTCGTGTTCGTCGGCCCGTCTGGCTGCGGCAAGTCTACGCTTCTGCGCATGATCGCCGGACTTGAAGAGATCAGCAGCGGTCAGCTGCTGATTGATGAAGAAGAGATGACTCATCGCCCTGCTACCGAGCGCGGCGTGGCTATGGTGTTTCAGTCTTATGCGCTCTACCCGAATATGACGGTGCGCGGTAACCTCGCCTATCCGCTTGAAGTAGCCAAACGACCAAAAGCGGAGATCGCCAGCGCAATTGCCGAAACGGCGGCTAAACTGCACCTCACTGAGCTGCTGGATCGTCATCCCCGCGCCCTTTCTGGTGGGGAGCGCCAGCGTGTCGCGATTGGCCGCGCCATTATCCGCCATCCGCGCATATTCCTGTTTGATGAGCCGCTCTCTAATCTCGATGCGGAGCTGCGTCTGCAAATGCGCATTGAGATTGCCCGCCTGCACGCCTCCCTTGGCAATACGATGATCTACGTGACCCATGACCAGCTGGAAGCGATGACGCTGGCAGACCGGATTGTGGTGCTGCGTCAGGGGCGTATTGAGCAGGTTGGCACGCCGCTGCATCTCTATCACGATCCCGATAATCTGTTTGTCGCGGGATTTATCGGTTCACCCAGGATGAACTTTATCGATGCAGAAGTCGTGGCTACCCGTGAAGGTGCGGTGCAGCTGCGCCTGCCTTCACTGGGCATTGATAATCTGATGCTGACGCTTAACGATCCCTGCCATGAAGGGCAGACAGTGCGTCTTGGT carries:
- a CDS encoding ABC transporter ATP-binding protein, whose translation is MTSLRLQNVEKSYEHISVIKGIDLTINSGEFVVFVGPSGCGKSTLLRMIAGLEEISSGQLLIDEEEMTHRPATERGVAMVFQSYALYPNMTVRGNLAYPLEVAKRPKAEIASAIAETAAKLHLTELLDRHPRALSGGERQRVAIGRAIIRHPRIFLFDEPLSNLDAELRLQMRIEIARLHASLGNTMIYVTHDQLEAMTLADRIVVLRQGRIEQVGTPLHLYHDPDNLFVAGFIGSPRMNFIDAEVVATREGAVQLRLPSLGIDNLMLTLNDPCHEGQTVRLGIRPEHFLPVSDAGESLTRFSAELTYCELLGHTNYLYLNTGSEQMLVVEERETRQREMGAQVEWVIPPAHCLVFNDQGQRIR